Within Caproicibacterium argilliputei, the genomic segment CTCCCGGTCGCTGTGTCGGATAAACTGCATATCATCATTGGAGCAGATCCCGGATACCTCCTGGTAGATCAGCTCCGACACAGTGGGTTTGCCGTCCGGCTGATAGCCGAGCCAACGTGACAGGTGTCCCTGCTGATCGAGGTCAACTAGGAGGACATTCTTGCCGAGTAGACGCAAACCTGCACCAACATTCAACGCTGTTGTTGTCTTGCCGACACCGCCTTTTTCGATTGCTACTGCGATAATTTTACTCATGATTTTTCTCCTTTACAATGGGGGCTGCGTTTAGCGCAGCCGCAGACGATTTTGTTTGTCTTATTTACATTGCACGGCCAGTCGATTAAGATCGGCCGTTTTCGGTCTTTTCCACGTCTGCATACATACGGACGTACTTACTGCCACGATTTCGGGTCGGGGTGGAACAATTACTGACTTGGTAATTGGCGTCATTTTCTGTTTTACTGATAGTTACGGAGCCGGTGCGCAGCTTGTCACGCATGGCCCTAATTTCCGATGGCAAGCCCGTTAGGCGAATCTTGATCATTACAGATTTCCCTCCGCATACAATTTTTTATCCATCGTTTCTTGCGTCAACCGAGCGCCAAAATCTTCATCTAGTGTCATTGGTTCATCTCCTTCATGAGTGCAACATTATGTCGCAGATAAAAATATAAATTGGTAAAATAAAACACTTGACAGTTACGTCAAGTGTGGGTAAACTTTTGTTATAAAAGCATCTTATAAATTGTTGAAAATTTCTCACAAATGCTAATTTTATGTGGAAAATTGACTACAAATCAAAAGGTCCTGGGTTCGAATCCCCGCGGGCGCACCAAAATGTTATGACAACAACTCCATGGCACCACATTATGAGAGGATATGCAAGTAGGAATTTTGAGTCCGCCTTGAAAAGGTGGACTTTTTTTTATCTCTATTTTTCTAAAATGGATTATTAAGGGAACCGAAAGAGGGACAGGACTACGAAAAATAAGAGATTTGCCGTTTTTTATGATGTGGAACCATTACATGAATATGCTCCACAAACACAGCCCGGAAACAATCAGTAGGATAGCACCGCCCAGTCGCATGGAAAAAACATATAGGTTAGACGGTCCTTCGGCGTTTTCCGATTTCCACTTTTCCAAGATGGGCCAAAGGGAAATAGGCTTAATTTCCATAATCAGGCCCAGAACGGCAAAGATAATTCCCCATGCAATCATCGGGTAGCACGCTTTCTGCATTTTTGAAGAATGATTATTTATAAATCAGTTTCAATACAATAACCGAGTATTTCCACTACAGTTGGAATCTGATTTTTCTGTTGCAAAAGCCGGTGTACAAATAGAGAAAGATAATACAAATGCTAGCAAGGAACTTATCTTAATGTTTATGCAAGTATACGATTCACCATGTTTAAAAAAGATATGTTATTTCCAAGTATATTCATATTTATTGAGTGTACGCTTAAAAACGTTGGTATTACAGTTGAAAGCGATTCCATCTATCATAGCCAGCAACTGAATACCGTTATAATCAAACATTGCACTTTTATAAGTTGGTAAAAAGATATTTTTATTTTCGATCTTATAGAAATGAATATACAATATTTCTTCGATATTTGAATTACGATTTACAAGGAGCGTACAATAAGGTTCCGTTAGAGCGTTTTTTTGTTGCCTATTAAATGCGGGCAATGCTGTTTTCAAAATGGGTTCCTCCGACTTATTATGCCTAAATCCATCCCAACATTGATAAAATTTTCCGTTCAAGGTTTTCGGAGTCTGATATCCATTATAAACGGCGCAGGTGTTATAAAAATCAATATTTCGAAATTGCGTGGTATGAATAATGCGTAGTTGACGATACACAGGTACTGCTAAAATTATAGTTACAATAATTACAGTGCCGACCATAATGAAAAATTTCATTTTTTTCGCTTTTTGCAGTGTCATAATTAAGCTCCCGATGCAGAACCATATTGAAAAAGCAATAATGTATCATATATTATATAACTTAATTGGCATTTGTCAACCACATAAATGGAATAAATGGAACAATCTTTTCTTGCATTGTCATTACTCTTTCCCCTTTGGCCTATCCGGATAGGCATCCTCAAACTCGTCCAGACGTTGCACCGGTTCCTCTTTTGTAGCTTCGCTCCAACAGCCAGTCTTATCCCGTTGCAGCCTCCGCCTTCTTGTCCGCAATATCTTCTTCCGTAAACACAGTTTTCTGATTCGGCAGGGCGGGTTGCCGCTGCTTTCGCGGATGTGCTTTTTAACCGGCTTGCATTCATGCACCGGAGGGCTTTGGCAAATCAATTTTTCCTGCGAAAAAAACATCCAGAGTATCACTGTGCCCAGTTGTGAATGGCCTCCAGCTTCGTAAGACATTCGGCCTGTTTTTATGCCGTAAAATGGATTGAAAAAGCGCCTGCCACAGACCGCAGCAGGCGCTTTTTGGCGTATTCAGCTGTTTTTACGGAACGCATTGACAATCCAAAGGAGCACGACCGCACCGATGATTGCCACGATCAGGCTCCAGAGGTTAAACCCGGTGAATCCGGTACCGCCCAGAAGACTCATGATGATTCCGCCGATAAATGCACCGATGATGCCGACAACAATATTGGCCACTGGCCCCATCCGGCTGTCATTTCCGGTGATTTTGCTGGCAATCCAGCCTGCCAGTGCTCCGATGATGAGCCAGCCGATTATCCACAATAACCATGACACTGCGCAATCCCTTCCTTTCTGCTTTGCCTTTAGTATCTGATAGATTGCAGAGAATATACGTGCACGATGCCGTGAGCGATTTTCACAGAAATTTGTGTTATAATAGTAGAAAACACACAGTGAGGAAACCAGATGAGCTGTATTTATCAAATTCGGGAATGTATGGAGAACTGCACGGCAACCGAAAAAAAGCTGGCGGTGTACATTTTGAAAAATCCGGAGGAAGTAACGCAGAGTTCCGCACAAACACTGGCGCAGAATGCGGGTGTTTCACCGGCGGCGGTTGTGCGGTTTTCACATAAGCTGGGATACAAAGGCTTTACCGCGCTAAAGGTTGATTTGGCACGGGACAGTGCAGAAAGAATTTCCAATTTTGAAAACGGAATTTTTCAGCAGGATTCCATGCAGATGATCAGCCGAAAAGTAAAAGACCTGAACGGTTCCCTGCAGAGCCAAACATATCGGCAGCTGAATCCGGAGCAGGTGGAGCGGGCCGTACACGTCCTGCTGCATTGCCGGAATCTTTGCCTGTTTGGTGCGGGGGGTGCCGGTGTGGTCTGCCTGGACTTCATGGAAAAGCTTGCGCGGATTGCACGCGTGGGCATTTACCGGCGAGATTTTCGAGACCAGCTGGCCACAGCGGCGCACCTGGCGCCAGAAGACGCAGTGCTGGCGGTCAGCTACAGCGGCAAGGCAAAGGATACGAATGCCGCGGTGCGCCTTGCCAAAAAAGCGGGGGCAAAGGTCATCGCCATTACGCCGCGCGCGGATACCCCATTGGCAAAATTGGCGGATATTCTGCTTCCGATTCCGGTCGCGGAAGAAGACTTGCAACTGGGTGCCATTGCGGTTCGCAACGCGTCCCTGTTTCTAACCGACTTACTGTATTTGGGAATCGCCCGGCAGGAAACCGACCGGACGAAGGTTTGCCTGCGGAAAACGGAAGCGGCGCTGCAGGGGCTGCGGGAAGCAGAAAGCAGTCCCCACCGGACAAGACCATAAAAGAGGATGCAAGCGTTTTACGCTGCACCCTCTTTTTTAGGCGATTATGAGGTTAGTTTCTGCCGACGGCGATGATTTTTTCCGCAACCTGTGGCGGGCACGGCTCATACCGCGCGAAAGCAAAGGTATAACTCCCGCGTCCCTGTGTGACCTGACGCAGGAAAATGGAAAAATCGCTCATTTCCGCCATAGGAACTTCCGCGGTGACAATCTGGTACCCGTTCTGTGCCGGTTCCATGCCCAGCACGCGGCCGCGGCGTTTGTTGACCTCGCCCATCACATCGCCCATGTTGTTGTCCGGCACTTGTGCCTGCAGCGTGCCGATTGGTTCCAGCAGCACAGGGTCTGCTTGCGGCATACCAGATTTGTATGCCAGAGCTGCGGCGGTTTTAAACGCCATTTCCGAGCTGTCTACCGGATGGTAGGAACCGTCGTAAAGCGTTGCGTGCAGCCCAACCACCGGGTAGCCCGCCAGCGGGCCTTTTTCCACGCTTTCGCGCAGCCCTTTCTCTACAGCGGGGAAGTAGCCTTTTGGTACGCTGCCGCCAACTACCTTTTCGTCAAAAACCAGATCCTCGCTGTCGCAGGGGCTGAATGCAATCCAAACGTCGCCAAACTGGCCGTGACCGCCGGTCTGTTTCTTGTGCCGACCCTGCACCTTTACGGCTTTGCGAATGGTTTCGCGGTACGGAACGCGCGGCGTTTGCAGAGCGGCCTCCACACCGTAGCGGCTTTGCAGACGGGAAAGCACAACATCCAAGTGCTGCTCACCCAAGCCGGAGAGGACCATTTCATGCGTTTCCGTGTTGTTTTCATAGCCGATGGTCGGATCCTCTTCCATCAGGCGGAAAATGGCCTGCGCCAGTTTATCCTCTTCCCCTTTCTTTTTGGGGATGACAGCCATGCGCAAAGACGGCGCGGGGTAGTCGATTCCGTCCAGTGTAACCCGGCGGGCAGGGGCGCACAGAGTGTCGCCGGTAAGTACATCGGAAAGCTTCAGTAGCGCGCCGATATCCCCTGCCGGCAGAAACGGCATTTCCTCCTGCTTCTTCCCGCGCATGAGCACCACTTTGCCGATGTGCTCGGCGGCGCCGGTGCGCATATCCAACAGTGTGCTGTCCGGTTCCACCTTGCCGGAAACGCACTTGAGAAAGCTGATTTTGCCGACAAACGGGTCGGCGATGGTTTTAAAGCAGATGGCAGCGGCAGCGGCATTTTCATTGACCGCGAGTTCCACCGGCTCGCCATTGACATCCGTGCCGATTTCCGCGGCTTTTTCGGCGGCGGAGGGCAGCAGCCAGGTAATGCCGTTTAAAAACTGCTCCATGCCGCGCATCAGCAGGGCATCCCCGCAGAAAACCGGCATAATGGTTCCAGCCTTCACACCCTTGGAAATACCAACGATGACTTCTTCTGGCGTGAAGGATTCACCGGAAAAATATTTATCAAAAAGTGCATCGCTGGTTTCCGCCACAGCCTCGCAGATGGCTGTGCGCAATCCCTGCAGGCGGTGGTCGCCCATGTCCGGCATTTCCACTTCAACCGGGGCGCCGTTTGCGTAGTCATAGGCTTTGTACTCCAAAAGATTTATGTAAACATTCGCGTTTCCATTCTCAAAGTAGGGCACCACCACCGGGCAGACTGCCGGGCCGAAGCACGCCTTTAAATCCTCAAATACCCGGTAGAACCGCGCGCTTTCATCGCACAGACCGTTGACGAAGAATGCTTTTGCTAAGCCGCGTGCGTCTGCCGCGGCAACGGCTTTTTCGGTGCCGACTGCCACACCGTCGCGTCCACTGACGGCAATCAGCACGCTGTCTGCAGCGCGTACCGCTTCCGCAGCGCCGCCCGCAAAGTCAAACAGACCCGGAGCGTCGAGCAGGTTGATTTTATGACCTTTCCATTCCAGCGGCGCAACCGCAGAAGAAACGCTCGCTTTTCGGCGGATTTCCTCCGGATCACAGTCGCAGACGGTGTTGCCGTCGCTGACTTTTCCCAAACGGTCCGTTGCGCCGGCAAGCTTTAGCATGGCTTCGGCAATGCTGGTCTTTCCGGCGCCGGCGTGGCCTGCCAGCGCAAGATTCAGAATAGCTTTCGCAGAATACGGTTTCAATTTTGGTGCCCCCTTCGTGGGTTGTCATTTTGAATAGTTATTTTATGAAAATATATTGCTATTATAGCGTAAATTACGACTACACGCAAGGGAATTTAGGAAATTGATATCATTTAAATAGATACGATAATGAAAATTTAGTCATAATTCTAAAGGCAGCGGCTCGCCGCGCAAAAGCGCAGGCCAGCCGCTGAAAAAGTGTGTTGTATTTGGTATTGGTATGTCAGGTGATGTCGGCACAGAGAACTTTGACAAGCGGAGCCTGCGTATTCTTGGTATCCTTTGGCAATATCATATTGACCTGATTTTTTTGGTCATAGCCGATTCTTCTGCTTTCTGTTTTCAGGTGCAGTGTTTTCGTTTCACGAGAGCCGTCTTTGTAAGTTGCAGTAATTTTTAAAACCGCGCCGTTGAACAGGTCATTTACCTTCTCCAGATTTTGTCCATAAAGAAGTCCCTGCTTTTTCTGTGCTGCGGAAGGAGGGTCGATTTTTGCTAATTCCTCTGCAGGCGCAAAAAGACCGTAGCTGTATTGTGCATTGTAGGAAACAGAGGTTTTCTTTCCAAGCATGGTTCCTTCAATATAAAAAGCTTCAGACGGTTTCAACTTTTTACCGTTGTCAAGATATTGCTGCCATGAAAAGAAAGAAAGAGTTTTGTCCGGTTTATGTGCTTTATCTTCTGCTCGCATAAACGCTTCTGCCTCAGCTTGCTCATCTTTAGATGTGAGTTCCTTGGTTACCCGTTTAATTTGATAAATTTTTCCGTGGTCAATTTGCATTTCCACATTTGCAAGGTTGGTTCCGCTTATGTGGAAACTGGCTCCGCTCTTAACCCCGTCATCACTTCCACTGCGCTCTGTTTCCAAAGCAAAGGCAATTTCGTTGCTGTTTGCGTTACTGTAGGTGTCACTTTTTTCAGAGTAAGCAGCCAGGGTAAAGCTGTTTTTGGTTTCAGGGGCGGAAGCTTCAATTTGCGTAATGTTGTACAGCGGATGCTGCTTTTCAAACGCCAGTCCGCGCTGTATCAGTTCCTTTTCAAACGCTGTTCGTTTTGGGTCGTTTTGCTGTTTTTGAAGCGTATTGCAATTATCGCGGTCAAGGGGAAACTTTTGATATAATTCAATGCAGAGCTGATTTTCATATGTGAGAGTCGCCGCTAAATTCTTTTTATAGTCATCCCGCGGCGTGATCTGGTATGTTTGTGTACGGACACTGCCGTCTAAAAAGGTTGCTTTTAAGACCATGCGTGTTTTAGAAAGGATTTGTACCATCTGTGTGGTGTCCTGTACCTGGAAATCATCCTCATTGATTTTTGCGGTTTCGGGGTTTTTTATAAAGTCGTCGAAATTTTTTGCTGATTTTAACGCTTTGTCCCGTGCTTCCCATGCTGTGTCGGTCAGATGCTTTGCAATACAAATTTCATAAGCATTCAGCTGTGCGGTGATATCATTCTTTTGATAATCAATGGTAAACGGATGGGCATACTGGTCAGTGTCTGACCAGGTATCCGGGGCATCGTTTTCGCCGGTTTTTTGAAAGAAAAACGCCTGTTCCTCTTTGTCCAGTGCAGAGGTGTCCAGAGAATACTGAACGGATTTTAGATTTGTTCCTTTGCACTGCAGGTTTGGCCGATAGGTGATGGTGACATAATTGCCCTGAGCACTTCCGGTAGACAGGCTCTCATAGAGTTCGTCCTGCTGCATTTGCAGCACGACGGTGTTGCCGCTTTGTTTGGTTTCCGCTGCGTAAGCCGCAAGACCGAAGGTGTTTTGTGCGGCTGCGGTGCTGGACGGGTTTCCGGCGGCTTGCGGCGTCACGTGTGTTCCTGCCGACTGCAGGTACGGAAACGCAATGGCAAAGGCTAAAATGCCGGCAGCGATGGCCGCAGGTTTTGCCACACGGCGGTGTTTGTGCGTACGCACAGTTCCTTTTCCGGTGAACTGCGACAGCGTTTTTTGGGTTAATGTTTCATCCGGCTTGATTTGGATGCACATTTCTTGATACTTGTTCTTCATCAGAAATCCCTCCTAAGTTTTTTTTCAGCAGTTCCCGTGCGCGGCACATCTGTGTGCGTACGGTTGCCGTTTTTCGCCCCAGAATATGGCCAATCTCCTCTGCGGAGTAGCCCTCCTGGTAGTACAGATGAATCACGTCCCGATACTTCTGCGGCAGCTTCGCGACGACTGCCCAAAGGTCGGAATCTTCCTCTGTTTCAAAGGGGATATTTTCCGTAAGGGCTGCTCGACGGCGGCTCCACGCGCTGCGGTGCAGGTCGCGACAAACGTTCACGGTGACCTGCAGCAGCCATGCCTTCAGGTGCTCGTCATCCGCAAATTGGGTGCCGTCCAAGTACAGCCGCAGAAATGCCTCTTGAAAAACATCCTCTGCATCTGCGCGGTTTTGGGTATGTACCAATGCCAGCTGAAACACCGGCGTACCGAACCGCTTGATTGCGCACTCCATAAACATTTGCGTGCGCATTGGCTCTTTTTTCATTTTTTCATCCCCTTTACCAAAGTACACGAAATAAACTGCCGAAACGCTACAGAAAAAAGAAAAAGCACCGGAAAATCCAAACGGAATTTTCCGGTGCTCTGGAGAGTCTTTCTATTGGTGCAGATGCCTGTTGCCTTCTCACTCGGACGTGCAGCCCGAACCTGCCGCACTTTTAAAGGTCGTGGCGGGCTTCGCTACCACACCCCCCGTCGCTTTCTGAGAAAGCGACGGAAAGCGCGCCCTCCGTGAGCTTCAGCACACTGCGTGCTTAGGGTTTGCGGAGTTTGGGAACCAGCCAGACGGCCAGCGTCCAGAATGCCTCGTAAATAACCAGACTCAGCGTGCTGACCTGCTGCATTCCCTGCTGACAGCACAGAAACGCTACCAGAACAAAGCCGAGCACCGCGCCGACATTCTGCAGCGCCACAGCCATCGAGATATTAGCCCGCTGACGAACGCAGGCGGTAATCAGCCGCATCATCGTGCTGGGCTTTCCACGGGTGGCCAGCAGGGCATGAGATTCCTCTGTCGGTTCTTTCACTAGGGATTCATATACTTGTCCGAGGCGTTCCGGCAGAACCCGTACCGTATGTACATCCAAACCAAAAAGTGTTGCGGTAAACGGCGCCGTTACGTTCGGGTCGTTGCTGCGGACAATCAGCGAAATGCCGTTGTCCTCCATGCGCTGCAGCTCCATGGTGCGGTGCCGGTCTGCACGGTAGGTGACAATGAACATCGCAACCAGCTCGCCGCCGACGGAAAGGTACGCCAGCTGCTTGCCGCCGCGGATGTACTTTGCCTCCAGCGCTTCGCTGGGCGGGGTGATGCTGTGGTGCTCCATCAGGCGGCGGTTGCCAATAAATACGCGCCGCCCGCCGACCCAGCCGGAAACGCCCATACCGTCTTCATACTGAATATTTTCTACCTTTGGCAAGCTGTCCATCCGACTTTGGATGATTTGCTCGAACAGGCTGCTTAATGGGCCGCCGGCTTTATGCATCAGCGCCGCCGCGTCCACAATGACATCGTCCATCTGCGCGCTGCCGAACGTCTTAATGCCATTTAAAATGACGCTGCCGCGCGGAAACAGATCCTTGGCGTCTACCATGACCGCATTGGTGTCTGCGTAATACTGTACGGCGGGAAAGCCAATGACCATGCCGCCGCATTGCGCCGCCACGCGGCTGATGCGGGAAAGCGGCAGGTTGACCGACAGCATATTCATAATTGGCACGCTGACGCACGTGGCCGCCGCAAAGGCAGTCAGGGCGCTGTTCACGTTGTGCGGCTGCACAAACAGCAGCATGACTAAGAACAGAACCAAGCTTGCACAGAACAGAACCGGCGCGAGGAACTGGCTGCTGCGGTCGCTGGGATCGTCACTGTACGACAGGCGCAGGAAATTTTTAAGGAAGTCCGTTTCACGCTGATAGGCAATCTCCGGCGCATCCAGTGTGACTCCCTCTGCCATCTGCAGGGCGGTATTGTGGTCGTCAAACTTTTCAACGGAATACGTTTTATCCGGAGATGTAATGTAATGGAAATTCTTGTTGACCCGGCGCACCAGTGTCAGCTTGCCCAGCGTGTTAAAGAACAGAGCGCCGCAGACAATCACCGAATACAGGTGCAGCTGCCCGTGCAGAATCTGGCTCTGCATAAACAAAGCGGCAACCGCCTGCATAACGCCTGCAATGCTTGCCACGGCAACGCCGGTGTCGGCATTTGCGCGCAGCTTAAACAGGGCTTTCAGTCCGTTCAAAATCGTGACGCCGCAGAAACCGACGGAACAGGATAGGAAAATGAGATTGCAGATGAGATAAGCGGTGATGTTCAGCGGCGGCATACCGAACAGACCAAATTCACCAAAGATTCCGAAAATCAGTTCCAAAACAGCGCAGATGCCGGTGACGGTCAGCCGGAGCATCAGCTCCCGCATATCGCCGCCAAGCTGATGGAAAATAGAGGCCGCGTCCTCGCGGGAATTGTAATCCTCCACTTCGTCGGTTGACGCGGGCTTAGCTTCCTGTATCGGAAGCGGAATGTTCAGCGCTTCCAAATCATCGAGGTCTGACGGATCTGGCTGGCTGGCGCGCGCCTGCTGTTCCATCTGTTCCGTCTGCTCCCGTGCGGCGCGGCGCAGAATTTTCCGCTTCGGCTGCTGTGGGGTTTCGGCGGGGGCGTTCGGATCGATTTCCTGCACCATCGCCCGCGCGGCTGCCTCATATTTGCGGTAAGTGGGCTGCTCTTGTGCCGGCGGAACCGGCGCGGAGCCGGGCAGCGGCACTTCCGCCGCAGGGCGCGGCGCCGGCTGGGTTTCGTCTTCGTTTGCAAAGCGGTCAGGCACCTGTACCGGTTGCTCCGGTTCTTTTGCAGCCGGATGCGCCTGTGTAAACGGCACGACCGGTGCTTTTTCCCGTTTTGGCTCCGCTTCCTGCGGCGGCACTGACGAGTCCGCTTTTGGCTTGACCGGCTGCACCGCCTCTGCCGCAGGAAGGCGCGTGATATTTTCTGCCTCGTCCGGCGGTGCCACAGGGACTGCGGAACCACTCGGCATGGGCGCTTCCCGGCGGCCGAGGCGCGGATATTCACGCGATTCGTTAAAAAGCGGGGTGGTCAAATCCTGCAGAGCCAGAATATGAACCGGTGTGCCGACCGGCCGATAGGTGACCGGCGCGCCGGTCTGTACGGAATGTTCGGGGGTCAGCGGTTCCTGAACCGCGCGCAGAGGCGCCGGGCGCTCTGCGGGTTCCTGCATGGGGTGGGGCACCGCTTCTTTCTGCGGAACTGACCGCGGCGGCTGCGGCTCCCGCACC encodes:
- a CDS encoding MurR/RpiR family transcriptional regulator encodes the protein MSCIYQIRECMENCTATEKKLAVYILKNPEEVTQSSAQTLAQNAGVSPAAVVRFSHKLGYKGFTALKVDLARDSAERISNFENGIFQQDSMQMISRKVKDLNGSLQSQTYRQLNPEQVERAVHVLLHCRNLCLFGAGGAGVVCLDFMEKLARIARVGIYRRDFRDQLATAAHLAPEDAVLAVSYSGKAKDTNAAVRLAKKAGAKVIAITPRADTPLAKLADILLPIPVAEEDLQLGAIAVRNASLFLTDLLYLGIARQETDRTKVCLRKTEAALQGLREAESSPHRTRP
- a CDS encoding DUF6199 family natural product biosynthesis protein, which translates into the protein MQKACYPMIAWGIIFAVLGLIMEIKPISLWPILEKWKSENAEGPSNLYVFSMRLGGAILLIVSGLCLWSIFM
- a CDS encoding elongation factor G, which gives rise to MKPYSAKAILNLALAGHAGAGKTSIAEAMLKLAGATDRLGKVSDGNTVCDCDPEEIRRKASVSSAVAPLEWKGHKINLLDAPGLFDFAGGAAEAVRAADSVLIAVSGRDGVAVGTEKAVAAADARGLAKAFFVNGLCDESARFYRVFEDLKACFGPAVCPVVVPYFENGNANVYINLLEYKAYDYANGAPVEVEMPDMGDHRLQGLRTAICEAVAETSDALFDKYFSGESFTPEEVIVGISKGVKAGTIMPVFCGDALLMRGMEQFLNGITWLLPSAAEKAAEIGTDVNGEPVELAVNENAAAAAICFKTIADPFVGKISFLKCVSGKVEPDSTLLDMRTGAAEHIGKVVLMRGKKQEEMPFLPAGDIGALLKLSDVLTGDTLCAPARRVTLDGIDYPAPSLRMAVIPKKKGEEDKLAQAIFRLMEEDPTIGYENNTETHEMVLSGLGEQHLDVVLSRLQSRYGVEAALQTPRVPYRETIRKAVKVQGRHKKQTGGHGQFGDVWIAFSPCDSEDLVFDEKVVGGSVPKGYFPAVEKGLRESVEKGPLAGYPVVGLHATLYDGSYHPVDSSEMAFKTAAALAYKSGMPQADPVLLEPIGTLQAQVPDNNMGDVMGEVNKRRGRVLGMEPAQNGYQIVTAEVPMAEMSDFSIFLRQVTQGRGSYTFAFARYEPCPPQVAEKIIAVGRN
- a CDS encoding RNA polymerase sigma factor; amino-acid sequence: MKKEPMRTQMFMECAIKRFGTPVFQLALVHTQNRADAEDVFQEAFLRLYLDGTQFADDEHLKAWLLQVTVNVCRDLHRSAWSRRRAALTENIPFETEEDSDLWAVVAKLPQKYRDVIHLYYQEGYSAEEIGHILGRKTATVRTQMCRARELLKKNLGGISDEEQVSRNVHPNQAG
- a CDS encoding GlsB/YeaQ/YmgE family stress response membrane protein — its product is MWIIGWLIIGALAGWIASKITGNDSRMGPVANIVVGIIGAFIGGIIMSLLGGTGFTGFNLWSLIVAIIGAVVLLWIVNAFRKNS